In one Natronosalvus amylolyticus genomic region, the following are encoded:
- a CDS encoding Zn-dependent hydrolase, with the protein MDIDAERLRADLEASGKIGEVDASEGWGRTVLTGSEANRQARDRFVERLEAAGLTVGVDAVGNVTGTWTPPSADREAGAVAAGSHLDSVPEGGIFDGALGVYAALEAVRSLQESGFEPVRPLTVVSFTEEEGSTFSGGLLGSSVATGQRSAEDALALSDGGALSDGGECQDEERTLGDALEAIGYRGEGRLDASDWDAFLEVHVEQDTVLESRDVPVGIVTDITGISHSSVRIRGEANHAGTTAMDDRTDAFAAASEFVLRLEAAGSRAAEAGGNTAVATVGKCTARPNATNVIPGSVDLGVDVRDVDGEVMRELLGEAETFLEDLEGERGVETTIERHLEVEPAPMSERCRQALESETAAMDIDSLDLHSGAAHDAMHVARVTDAGMLFAPSRGGYSHSPLEWTDWEDCATATRVLAGAMKRLSSE; encoded by the coding sequence ATGGATATCGACGCGGAACGATTACGGGCCGACCTCGAGGCCTCCGGCAAGATTGGAGAAGTTGACGCGTCCGAGGGCTGGGGGCGAACGGTGCTCACGGGCAGCGAAGCCAATCGGCAGGCTCGAGATCGGTTCGTCGAGCGACTCGAGGCCGCCGGACTGACCGTCGGTGTCGACGCCGTCGGTAACGTGACCGGGACCTGGACGCCCCCCAGCGCCGACCGGGAGGCCGGAGCGGTCGCCGCCGGCAGTCATCTCGATTCGGTCCCCGAGGGCGGTATCTTCGATGGGGCGCTGGGCGTTTACGCTGCCCTCGAAGCCGTTCGCTCGTTACAGGAATCTGGATTCGAACCTGTCCGCCCGCTCACGGTCGTCTCGTTCACCGAAGAGGAGGGGTCGACATTCTCGGGCGGATTGCTCGGCTCATCGGTTGCCACCGGCCAGCGCTCGGCCGAAGACGCCCTGGCCCTGTCCGACGGCGGCGCGCTGAGCGACGGCGGTGAGTGCCAGGATGAGGAACGAACGCTCGGGGACGCCCTCGAAGCCATCGGCTACCGTGGCGAGGGTCGACTCGACGCGAGCGATTGGGACGCCTTCCTCGAGGTTCACGTCGAGCAGGATACCGTACTCGAGTCCCGCGACGTTCCTGTCGGCATCGTCACCGATATCACGGGTATCTCACACTCGAGCGTCCGAATACGCGGTGAGGCCAACCACGCTGGCACGACCGCGATGGACGACCGGACCGACGCGTTCGCGGCCGCCAGCGAGTTCGTACTGAGACTCGAGGCGGCAGGCAGTCGCGCGGCCGAAGCCGGCGGTAACACTGCGGTCGCGACGGTTGGCAAGTGTACTGCTCGACCGAACGCGACGAACGTGATTCCCGGCTCCGTCGACCTCGGTGTAGACGTGCGAGACGTGGACGGCGAGGTCATGCGCGAGTTGCTCGGGGAGGCCGAGACGTTCCTCGAGGATCTTGAGGGCGAACGTGGCGTAGAAACGACGATCGAACGTCACCTCGAGGTCGAGCCAGCCCCGATGAGCGAGCGCTGTCGGCAGGCACTCGAATCCGAAACAGCCGCGATGGATATCGACTCGCTGGACCTCCACTCCGGGGCAGCTCACGATGCGATGCACGTCGCCCGCGTTACTGACGCCGGGATGCTCTTTGCCCCCTCGCGCGGAGGCTACTCCCACAGCCCGCTCGAGTGGACCGACTGGGAGGACTGTGCGACGGCAACGCGGGTACTTGCGGGGGCGATGAAACGACTCTCGAGTGAATAA
- a CDS encoding dCTP deaminase yields MSVENDVLPYVDNLVYEPTQVHDHGVDLTVSAIYEVAGPGRLDFGGDELEDADLEPVETEPRNPDDEYEWWDLQGGQYVVQYNEFLTGADGPLVVQPRNELLARGGTHPTVHVVSHLPLLPLSVPAGGLRLKENARVSTLLSTVATDDESDATAVDATEQ; encoded by the coding sequence ATGTCCGTCGAAAACGACGTCCTTCCCTACGTCGATAACCTGGTGTACGAACCGACGCAAGTCCACGACCACGGCGTCGACCTGACGGTCAGCGCCATCTACGAGGTCGCCGGTCCCGGCCGACTGGATTTCGGCGGCGACGAACTCGAGGACGCAGACCTCGAGCCCGTGGAAACCGAGCCGCGAAATCCGGACGACGAGTACGAGTGGTGGGATCTCCAGGGCGGCCAGTACGTCGTCCAGTACAACGAGTTCCTGACCGGGGCGGACGGCCCGCTCGTGGTCCAGCCCCGAAACGAGTTGCTGGCCCGCGGTGGCACCCACCCGACCGTCCACGTGGTCTCTCACCTGCCGTTGTTGCCGCTGTCGGTTCCCGCCGGTGGCCTCAGACTCAAAGAAAACGCGCGGGTTTCGACGTTGCTATCGACGGTCGCTACCGACGACGAGAGCGATGCCACGGCCGTCGACGCAACCGAGCAGTAA
- a CDS encoding alpha/beta fold hydrolase — translation MTGTHQHGDVEPITGKYVHVEIEGVNHRVYVEENGPEDGIPLLCQHTAGNNCQEWRHLLTDENLTEDFRIIAHDLPFHGKSVPPTTQQWWTEDYTMTAKRFTETLVGIADAMDLEDPIYMGSSMGGNICLELADWYPDRFRALIGLECGAHSPGFYIDWLDHPEVNTTEVNAYACWGLMAPQSPEQARRETMYLYEQGATGVFKGDLYYYSVDHDYRDKLDQVNAQECPLYIVNGEYDYLTTPEDGRQTAEGIGEGAVAVEMAEIGHFPMSEHPELFNAYITEILADVTGERDEDLPDVMTPDDVGIELHPPAPAREKPAD, via the coding sequence ATGACGGGGACACACCAACACGGCGACGTCGAACCGATTACGGGCAAATACGTCCACGTCGAAATCGAGGGCGTCAACCACCGCGTGTACGTCGAAGAGAACGGTCCCGAAGACGGCATCCCGCTGCTCTGTCAGCACACCGCGGGGAACAACTGTCAGGAGTGGCGACACCTTCTGACCGACGAGAATCTGACCGAAGACTTTCGCATCATCGCTCACGACCTGCCGTTCCACGGCAAATCCGTGCCACCGACGACACAGCAGTGGTGGACCGAAGACTACACCATGACCGCAAAGCGGTTCACCGAAACCCTCGTCGGTATCGCCGACGCGATGGACCTCGAGGACCCCATCTACATGGGCTCGAGCATGGGCGGAAACATCTGTCTCGAGCTGGCAGACTGGTATCCGGACCGATTCCGTGCACTGATCGGTCTCGAGTGCGGAGCGCACAGTCCCGGCTTCTACATCGACTGGCTGGACCACCCGGAAGTGAACACCACGGAGGTAAACGCCTACGCCTGCTGGGGGCTGATGGCACCGCAGAGCCCCGAACAGGCCCGACGGGAGACGATGTATCTCTACGAGCAGGGGGCGACGGGGGTGTTCAAAGGCGACCTGTACTACTACTCCGTCGATCACGATTACCGGGACAAACTCGACCAGGTCAACGCCCAGGAGTGTCCGCTCTATATCGTCAACGGCGAGTACGATTACCTGACGACCCCCGAAGATGGTCGACAGACGGCAGAGGGTATCGGTGAAGGCGCAGTCGCCGTCGAAATGGCCGAAATCGGCCACTTCCCGATGAGCGAACATCCCGAACTGTTCAACGCCTACATTACGGAGATTCTGGCGGACGTCACCGGCGAACGGGACGAGGACCTCCCGGACGTGATGACGCCAGATGATGTGGGTATCGAACTACACCCACCAGCACCAGCCCGCGAGAAACCAGCGGACTGA
- a CDS encoding BtpA/SgcQ family protein — protein sequence MAWNLQETFETDRPILGMIHLPALPGAPGYDGSREAIRTRVLEDAAALEAGGVDGIVVENFGDSPFYPDSVPTHTVAEMSAIATTLTSAVDVPVGINVLRNDAEAALSVAAAAGASFIRVNVHVGAAATDQGVLEGQAHETLRLRDRLEADVGILADVHVKHATPVGDASLERTALETAERGRADGLIVSGSGTGQETGLEDVERVASALEGLERDVPVFVGSGVTAETVDDCLAAGASGAIVGTALKVDGETTNRVSSERVKSVCEAARAAAGETGA from the coding sequence ATGGCCTGGAATCTACAGGAGACGTTCGAGACAGACCGCCCGATTCTCGGGATGATTCACCTGCCTGCACTGCCCGGTGCCCCCGGCTACGACGGGAGCCGCGAAGCGATTCGAACCCGAGTCCTCGAGGACGCGGCGGCGCTCGAGGCTGGCGGCGTGGACGGTATCGTGGTCGAGAACTTCGGTGATTCGCCGTTCTATCCCGATTCGGTCCCGACACACACGGTCGCGGAAATGAGTGCCATCGCGACGACGTTGACCAGCGCGGTCGACGTTCCGGTGGGCATCAACGTCCTCAGAAACGACGCCGAAGCCGCGCTCTCAGTCGCCGCGGCGGCCGGCGCGTCGTTTATCAGGGTGAACGTGCACGTCGGGGCCGCCGCAACCGACCAGGGCGTCCTCGAGGGACAGGCTCACGAGACGCTCCGGCTTCGCGACCGACTCGAGGCCGACGTGGGTATTCTGGCGGACGTACACGTCAAACACGCGACGCCAGTTGGCGACGCGAGTCTCGAGCGGACGGCGCTCGAGACCGCCGAACGCGGGCGAGCGGACGGCCTCATCGTCTCCGGGAGCGGGACCGGCCAAGAAACCGGGCTCGAGGATGTCGAACGAGTTGCGTCGGCCCTCGAGGGTCTCGAACGAGACGTCCCCGTCTTCGTCGGAAGCGGAGTCACCGCTGAGACGGTAGACGACTGCCTCGCGGCCGGGGCGAGCGGCGCGATCGTCGGCACCGCTCTCAAAGTCGATGGGGAAACCACGAACCGGGTCTCGAGCGAGCGCGTGAAATCCGTGTGTGAGGCGGCGCGGGCGGCCGCCGGAGAGACGGGCGCCTAA
- a CDS encoding NADH:flavin oxidoreductase/NADH oxidase, with the protein MTDLFSSLQLRDLEIPNRIAVSPMCQYSSPTDGLAREWHRVHLGSRAVGGAGLVMAEATAVEPRGRISTHDLGIWSDEHVRALEPITAFVKDQGSVPAIQLAHAGHKASKNQPWEGSLPVPESEGGWEVLSPSPEAYPFEHEPESMRRATAADIESVIESFRSSAERSLEAGFDVAEVHAAHGYLLHQFLSPVTNRREDDYGGSFENRTRIVREITAAVREVWPDDKPVFVRISGTDWLPDRESWDLEGSKRLASDLVELGVDLIDVSSGGIHPDQEGPSGPNYQVPLAEGIGDAVGNEVAVGAVGGITQPEQADALVRNDRADLVLIAREFLRDPYFPLRWADDLGLEGPEWPVQYRRAVGK; encoded by the coding sequence ATGACCGATCTGTTCTCCTCGCTGCAGCTTCGTGACCTCGAGATTCCAAACCGCATCGCTGTCTCGCCGATGTGCCAGTACTCCTCGCCGACGGACGGGCTGGCTCGCGAGTGGCACCGCGTTCACCTCGGAAGCCGTGCCGTGGGCGGGGCGGGCCTCGTGATGGCCGAGGCCACGGCCGTCGAACCCCGCGGGCGCATCTCGACCCACGACCTCGGCATCTGGAGTGACGAACACGTCCGGGCGCTCGAGCCGATCACGGCGTTCGTGAAAGACCAGGGTTCGGTCCCGGCGATTCAACTCGCCCATGCGGGCCACAAGGCGAGCAAGAACCAGCCCTGGGAGGGGAGTCTCCCCGTGCCGGAATCCGAAGGCGGCTGGGAAGTGCTCTCGCCCTCGCCCGAAGCGTACCCCTTCGAGCACGAACCCGAGTCCATGCGTCGGGCGACGGCGGCTGATATCGAGTCCGTCATCGAGTCGTTCCGCTCGAGTGCCGAGCGCTCGCTCGAGGCCGGGTTCGACGTCGCAGAGGTGCACGCCGCCCACGGCTACCTGTTGCACCAGTTTCTCTCGCCGGTCACGAATCGCCGGGAGGACGACTACGGCGGGAGTTTCGAGAACCGAACCCGCATCGTCCGTGAAATAACAGCAGCCGTGCGGGAGGTCTGGCCCGACGATAAACCCGTGTTCGTCCGGATTTCCGGGACTGACTGGCTCCCCGACCGCGAGTCCTGGGACCTCGAGGGGTCGAAACGCCTCGCCAGCGACCTCGTCGAACTCGGCGTCGACCTGATCGACGTCAGTTCCGGCGGGATTCACCCCGACCAGGAAGGCCCCTCGGGGCCGAACTACCAGGTGCCCCTCGCGGAGGGAATCGGCGACGCCGTCGGCAACGAAGTCGCCGTCGGTGCCGTCGGCGGTATCACCCAGCCCGAACAGGCCGACGCCCTCGTCCGCAACGACCGGGCCGACCTCGTGCTAATCGCTCGAGAGTTCCTTCGCGATCCGTACTTCCCGCTTCGCTGGGCCGACGACCTCGGCCTCGAGGGCCCCGAGTGGCCGGTGCAGTACCGTCGTGCGGTCGGGAAGTGA
- a CDS encoding thioredoxin family protein: MALKESESELEAGDPAPSFELEGADGETYTLESFEDNEALLVVFTCNHCPYAKAKFDPLNELAAEYEDVAVVGINSNDAEEYPEDSFENMQELVEDGTIAYDAYLYDHTQAVATAYGAVCTPDPFLFENDGEEFRLVYQGRLDDALNPDDEPTRFHIREAIDAVLAGEDVDLEWQPSQGCSIKWKDE, from the coding sequence ATGGCACTGAAAGAGTCCGAGTCCGAACTCGAGGCCGGCGACCCTGCACCGAGTTTCGAACTCGAGGGCGCAGACGGAGAGACGTACACGCTCGAGTCGTTCGAGGATAACGAGGCCCTGCTGGTCGTCTTCACCTGCAACCACTGCCCGTACGCGAAGGCGAAGTTCGATCCGCTCAACGAACTGGCCGCGGAGTACGAGGACGTCGCCGTCGTCGGTATCAACTCCAACGACGCCGAGGAGTACCCCGAGGACTCCTTCGAGAACATGCAGGAACTCGTCGAGGACGGCACCATCGCCTACGACGCTTACCTGTACGACCACACTCAGGCCGTCGCCACGGCCTACGGAGCGGTCTGTACTCCGGACCCGTTCCTGTTCGAGAACGACGGTGAGGAGTTCCGACTGGTGTATCAGGGCCGCCTCGACGACGCGCTGAATCCCGACGACGAACCGACGCGATTCCACATTCGCGAAGCTATCGACGCCGTCCTCGCCGGCGAAGACGTCGACCTCGAGTGGCAGCCCTCACAGGGTTGTTCGATCAAGTGGAAAGACGAGTGA